In a genomic window of Homo sapiens chromosome 22, GRCh38.p14 Primary Assembly:
- the YDJC gene encoding carbohydrate deacetylase isoform 1 (isoform 1 is encoded by transcript variant 1), whose product MSRPRMRLVVTADDFGYCPRRDEGIVEAFLAGAVTSVSLLVNGAATESAAELARRHSIPTGLHANLSEGRPVGPARRGASSLLGPEGFFLGKMGFREAVAAGDVDLPQVREELEAQLSCFRELLGRAPTHADGHQHVHVLPGVCQVFAEALQAYGVRFTRLPLERGVGGCTWLEAPARAFACAVERDARAAVGPFSRHGLRWTDAFVGLSTCGRHMSAHRVSGALARVLEGTLAGHTLTAELMAHPGYPSVPPTGGCGEGPDAFSCSWERLHELRVLTAPTLRAQLAQDGVQLCALDDLDSKRPGEEVPCEPTLEPFLEPSLL is encoded by the exons ATGTCCCGCCCTCGCATGCGCCTGGTGGTCACCGCGGACGACTTTGGTTACTGCCCGCGACGCGATGAGGGTATCGTGGAGGCCTTTCTGGCCGGGGCTGTGACCAGCGTGTCCCTGCTGGTCAACGGTGCGGCCACGGAGAGCGCGGCGGAGCTGGCCCGCAG GCACAGCATCCCCACGGGCCTCCACGCCAACCTGTCCGAGGGCCGCCCCGTGGGTCCGGCCCGCCGTGGCGCCTCATCGCTGCTCGGCCCGGAAGGCTTCTTCCTTGGCAAGATGGGATTCCGGGAGGCGGTGGCGGCCGGAGACGTGGATTTGCCTCAG GTGCGGGAGGAGCTCGAGGCCCAACTAAGCTGCTTCCGGGAGCTGCTGGGCAGGGCCCCCACGCACGCGGACGGGCACCAGCACGTGCACGTGCTCCCAG GCGTGTGCCAGGTGTTCGCCGAGGCGCTGCAGGCCTATGGGGTGCGCTTTACGCGACTGCCGCTGGAGCGCGGTGTGGGTGGCTGCACTTGGCTGGAGGCCCCCGCGCGTGCCTTCGCCTGCGCCGTGGAGCGCGACGCCCGGGCCGCCGTGGGCCCCTTCTCCCGCCACGGCCTGCG GTGGACAGACGCCTTCGTGGGCCTGAGCACTTGCGGCCGGCACATGTCCGCTCACCGCGTGTCCGGGGCCCTGGCGCGGGTCCTGGAAGGTACCCTAGCGGGCCACACCCTGACAGCCGAGCTGATGGCGCACCCCGGCTACCCCAGTGTGCCTCCCACCGGCGGCTGCGGTGAAGGCCCCGACGCTTTCTCTTGCTCTTGGGAGCGGCTGCATGAGCTGCGCGTCCTCACCGCGCCCACGCTGCGGGCCCAGCTTGCCCAGGATGGCGTGCAGCTTTGCGCCCTCGACGACCTGGACTCCAAGAGGCCAGGGGAGGAGGTCCCCTGTGAGCCCACTCTGGAACCCTTCCTGGAACCCTCCCTACTCTGA
- the YDJC gene encoding carbohydrate deacetylase isoform 2 (isoform 2 is encoded by transcript variant 2) translates to MSRPRMRLVVTADDFGYCPRRDEGIVEAFLAGAVTSVSLLVNGAATESAAELARRHSIPTGLHANLSEGRPVGPARRGASSLLGPEGFFLGKMGFREAVAAGDVDLPQVREELEAQLSCFRELLGRAPTHADGHQHVHVLPGGQTPSWA, encoded by the exons ATGTCCCGCCCTCGCATGCGCCTGGTGGTCACCGCGGACGACTTTGGTTACTGCCCGCGACGCGATGAGGGTATCGTGGAGGCCTTTCTGGCCGGGGCTGTGACCAGCGTGTCCCTGCTGGTCAACGGTGCGGCCACGGAGAGCGCGGCGGAGCTGGCCCGCAG GCACAGCATCCCCACGGGCCTCCACGCCAACCTGTCCGAGGGCCGCCCCGTGGGTCCGGCCCGCCGTGGCGCCTCATCGCTGCTCGGCCCGGAAGGCTTCTTCCTTGGCAAGATGGGATTCCGGGAGGCGGTGGCGGCCGGAGACGTGGATTTGCCTCAG GTGCGGGAGGAGCTCGAGGCCCAACTAAGCTGCTTCCGGGAGCTGCTGGGCAGGGCCCCCACGCACGCGGACGGGCACCAGCACGTGCACGTGCTCCCAG GTGGACAGACGCCTTCGTGGGCCTGA